From Hydractinia symbiolongicarpus strain clone_291-10 chromosome 11, HSymV2.1, whole genome shotgun sequence, the proteins below share one genomic window:
- the LOC130613474 gene encoding transmembrane protein 229B-like: MQIPWYYRLYFYGIHGFFDEVVFTCLHNIYFEGFDAKLRGYSSIYAFFLYGLSSLVVEYIYLNYLKEKHNLIVRGFFYILWAFYWEFNAGLMLTWFSACPWDYSHKRFNVYGLITLDYAPVWCFCGFLQEIVSDLLLSFKIEAVSPSIKKS, translated from the coding sequence ATGCAAATACCATGGTATTatcgtttatatttttatggcaTTCATGGTTTTTTTGATGAAGTGGTGTTTACTTGTCTTCAcaacatttattttgaaggaTTTGATGCCAAACTGAGGGGTTACTCCTCtatatatgcattttttttgtaTGGCTTGTCAAGTCTTGTTGTTGAATATATATAtcttaattatttaaaagaaaagcaCAATCTTATAGTGCGTGGCTTCTTTTACATTTTATGGGCATTTTATTGGGAGTTTAATGCTGGTTTAATGCTGACATGGTTTTCTGCTTGTCCATGGGATTACTCTCATAAAAGATTTAATGTTTATGGACTAATAACTCTTGACTATGCACCTGTCTGGTGTTTTTGTGGTTTTTTGCAAGAAATTGTGTCAGATTTATTACTATCTTTCAAAATAGAAGCTGTCTCTCcgtcaataaaaaaatcataa
- the LOC130613883 gene encoding uncharacterized protein LOC130613883, whose translation MLKKRKKYIKPLQENLDLTHLKENEVVCQENIMNRSGPEIKCSGCSHLFPIKSLEAHKAFCTPTVVSQVLSSCSDDEDEEQQKKKKKQSKINFDKFLEQEPVERLNEMFPEKDYESLSKTLEENSFDITDTIDELLLIKSCFSNNASHEVSKVCNRSHEVSKIFDIKDALEVLSSQLYETSKSLDVKPDSIFNDIMSYYKDSNFNPK comes from the exons atgctaaaaaaaagaaagaaatacatAAAGCCTCTGCAAGAGAATTTAGATCTGACTCACTTAAAAGAAAATGAG GTAGTTTGTCAGGAAAACATAATGAATAGATCTGGACCTGAAATAAAATGTTCCGGTTGCTCCCATCTATTTCCAATAAAATCACTTGAGGCACATAAAGCATTTTGCAC TCCTACTGTAGTGAGCCAAGTACTTTCGAGTTGCTCTGATGACGAGGATGAGGAAcagcagaaaaagaaaaagaaacaatcaaagataaattttgataaattcttGGAGCAGGAGCCAGTGGAAAGACTTAACGAGATGTTTCCAGAAAAAGATTATGAATCATTGTCCAAGACACTGGAAGAAAATTCTTTTGATATAACAGACACTATTGATGAGCTGCTATTAATAAAATCATGCTTTTCAAACAATGCATCACATGAAGTTTCGAAAGTATGCAATAGGTCACATgaagtttcaaaaatttttgacaTAAAAGATGCTTTGGAGGTTTTATCTTCACAGTTATATGAAACATCAAAATCCCTCGATGTCAAGCCTGATTCAATATTTAACGACATCATGTCGTATTACAAGGACAGCAATTTcaatccaaagtaa
- the LOC130613882 gene encoding uncharacterized protein K02A2.6-like has translation MEIPSPPTNNWEHLAIDLKGPLPPTNNESILVIIDYKTRYPVAITIRSTTTQHVINCLEKTFSMFGYPRKIRSDNGPQFTSAEIEQYFKERNIHHERSSPYNPQGNGEVERFNRTLSKVIKCAITEQKDWKKELDHFLLMYRTTPHSITGVSPADMLLKHKPNNGIPSFEPTSAIENTSQEMEKKRKAKMYTDAARNAQHRDFEENEMVLVKRNKFKSKLDSFYEETPYRVERNHRNTVTLIDQKNRTTIRHKSHIKPYRYDFHYLNHPI, from the coding sequence ATGGAAATACCATCACCACCAACAAACAACTGGGAACATCTAGCAATTGACCTTAAAGGACCGCTTCCGCCGACGAACAACGAGTCAATCCTTGTCATCATAGACTATAAAACTCGATATCCTGTAGCCATTACCATCCGATCAACGACAACACAACATGTTATCAATTGTCTCGAGAAAACCTTTTCTATGTTTGGATATCCTCGCAAAATTCGCTCCGACAACGGTCCTCAATTTACATCAGCAGAAATCGAGCAATATTTTAAAGAGCGGAACATTCACCATGAACGTTCATCTCCCTATAATCCACAAGGGAACGGTGAAGTAGAGAGATTCAATAGGACGCTAAGTAAAGTCATAAAATGTGCAATCACTGAACAGAAAGACTGGAAGAAAGAACTTGACCACTTTCTTCTCATGTACAGAACCACACCGCACTCTATCACCGGCGTTTCACCAGCTGATATGCTCCTCAAACACAAACCAAACAACGGTATACCATCATTTGAACCAACTTCAGCTATAGAGAACACTTCACAAGAAatggaaaagaaaagaaaagccaAGATGTATACCGATGCCGCAAGAAATGCACAACATCGAGACTTCGAAGAAAATGAAATGGTTTTAGTCAAACGCAATAAATTCAAGTCAAAACTGGACAGCTTTTATGAAGAAACACCATACCGTGTCGAGAGAAATCACAGAAACACCGTCACCCTGATCGACCAGAAGAATAGAACGACAATTCGACACAAGAGTCACATCAAGCCGTATCGTTACGACTTCCATTATCTCAATCATCCAATATAG
- the LOC130613475 gene encoding uncharacterized protein LOC130613475 encodes MKLCALRPLCCLLTSPRPNVLYLLCPPYLSIEIDTTEFVIRLPQDKFDAILSLLRVWKGKKKCTKKELLSLIGLLSFACKVVKCGRIFLRQLIDLFTTVSSLYHHISVTSESRKDIEWWLNFLPSWNGMAVIQTSFLTSESLNMFTDASMSGLGDFYNGKWFSIPFYNTKYHSITFLELLAVVIAVHLWGEKWSDTLVIISTDNEAIVRIWSTGSCKCEHIRKLVRLLFYFTANHNINLLMRHICGTSNIYADLLSRLQVAKFKEQCPYAEELPTPIPSSISECLV; translated from the exons ATGAAGCTGTGCGCATTGAGGCCCCTTTGTTGTCTTCTCACATCCCCCAGGCCCAATGTTCTGTACCTTCTCTGCCCGCCGTACCTAA GCATTGAAATTGATACCACTGAATTCGTTATACGTTTACCTCAGGACAAATTTGATGCTATTTTGTCCTTGTTAAGAGTGtggaaaggaaagaaaaaatgcacaaaaaaggAGCTACTATCACTCATAGGACTGTTGTCTTTTGCATGCAAAGTTGTCAAATGTGGTCGCATTTTTCTGCGCCAATTAATTGACCTTTTTACTACTGTAAGTAGCCTTTACCATCACATTTCCGTTACATCGGAATCCCGAAAGGACATTGAGTGGTGGCTGAATTTTTTACCCAGTTGGAACGGGATGGCAGTCATCCAAACATCATTCCTCACATCAGAAAGTTTAAACATGTTTACAGATGCTTCCATGAGTGGTTTAGGCGATTTTTACAATGGGAAATGGTTTTCCATCCCTTTTTACAACACCAAATATCACAGCATTACCTTTCTTGAGTTGCTTGCGGTTGTTATAGCGGTACATTTGTGGGGTGAGAAGTGGTCTGATACCCTGGTTATCATTTCTACAGACAACGAGGCCATTGTCCGCATATGGAGTACTGGTTCGTGCAAATGTGAGCACATCAGGAAACTTGTTcgcttgttgttttattttacggCAAATCACAACATAAATTTGCTGATGCGCCACATTTGTGGCACTTCTAATATTTATGCAGATTTACTTTCGCGTTTACAGGTCGCAAAGTTCAAAGAGCAGTGCCCATACGCCGAAGAGCTTCCTACTCCTATCCCCTCGTCAATCTCCGAATGCTTAGTGTGA